A genomic region of Oryza glaberrima chromosome 1, OglaRS2, whole genome shotgun sequence contains the following coding sequences:
- the LOC127760193 gene encoding actin-binding protein wsp1-like, whose translation MGGKSFPFSICQTPPKRTKRPRYLRPPWPRVRIGTHPLLRWSPRSPPARRLPPLDRPNPTPAPPPSHSMDRSRHKNSPSSERFLGSFLPSAAAGDQPGSAAFELDEDDLFASGAGSPERPQPSRRPLILSAVRAANPSPLPRLRRPPEGILDALPERRSPFSPPPSSSSNSSTTASPAAAAAAPPRLIPTIPRPAAALAPHIPQSAPVNVPVAQFRRLSVEALMDKAEDDDDDDEEMLPPHEMVARARARDSPMTTFSVLEGAGRTLKGRDLRQCSHGVWQLSEELEPGTADRMPPVVL comes from the exons atgggtgggaaatcatttcccttttccatttgccaaacaccacctaaaagGACAAAAAGGCCACGCTACCTGAGGCCCCCATGGCCCAGAGTCCGCATCGGCACGCATCCGTTGTTGCGCTGGTcaccccgctcgccgccggctcgccgcctcccacctctgGATCGGCCAAATCcgacgccagcgccgccgcctagccacTCCATGGACCGCTCTCGCCACAAGAACTCGCCTAGTTCCGAGCGCTTCCTcggctccttcctcccctccgcggccgccggcgaccagcCCGGATCGGCGGCCTTCGAGCTCGACGAGGACGACCTGTTCGCCTCTGGGGCTGGATCCCCCGAGCGGCCGCAGCCGTCTCGCCGCCCTCTCATCCTCTCCGCAGTCCGCgccgcaaaccctagccccctcccccgcctccgccgcccgccggaggGCATCCTCGATGCTCTCCCCGAGCGCCGCTCCCCTTTCTCACCGCCTCCATCGTCTTCGTCGAACTCGTCGACCACCGCctccccagcggcggcggcggctgctcctccACGCCTGATCCCCACCATCCCCCGCCCGGCGGCGGCTCTGGCACCACATATCCCGCAGTCTGCGCCGGTGAATGTGCCGGTAGCGCAGTTTAGGCGGTTATCGGTGGAGGCACTGATGGATAAAGctgaggatgacgacgacgacgacgaggagatgCTGCCGCCGCACGAGATGGTGGCGCGAGCGCGGGCGCGGGATTCACCGATGACCACCTTCTCGGTGCTGGAGGGCGCCGGCCGCACGCTCAAGGGGAGGGACCTCCGCCAG TGTAGCCATGGCGTATGGCAGCTCAGTGAAGAGCTGGAACCAGGAACTGCTGACCGGATGCCTCCAGTAGTCCTGTGA
- the LOC127760139 gene encoding uncharacterized protein LOC127760139, with protein sequence MAVVRQLLVHRLSCSGLPASRCKTSCWSSGERLPGLKSRVRLLAVAIKPPRAAAGKDEIVRADDDDDGVSLGTVKLPANIDIARFETLLFQWGNSLCQGATLPLPVPLRVDKVEGGVRLGFMAVDDGVTQVLVYIDCLVSPATAASGPVFRAIRNGPMKDQEPPGEPRIMRSLLEALQKCIQYAQV encoded by the exons ATGGCGGTGGTGAGGCAGCTGCTGGTCCACAGGCTCTCCTGCAGTGGCCTGCCTGCTTCCCGCTGCAAGACCAGTTGCTGGAGCAGCGGCGAGAGGCTCCCTGGCTTGAAGTCAAGGGTAAGGTTGTTGGCCGTGGCCATCaagccaccgcgcgccgccgcggggaagGACGAGATTGTGcgggcggacgacgacgacgacggcgtcagCCTCGGCACGGTGAAGCTGCCCGCCAACATCGACATAGCTCGGTTCGAGACGCTGCTCTTCCAG TGGGGGAACAGCCTCTGCCAAGGCGCCACCCTGCCGCTCCCGGTGCCCCTGAGG GTGGACAAGGTGGAGGGCGGTGTCCGGCTAGGATTCATGGCGGTGGACGACGGCGTGACGCAGGTGCTGGTCTACATCGACTGCCtggtgtcgccggcgacggccgcctCTGGGCCGGTATTCCGAGCGATCAGGAACGGTCCTATGAAGGACCAGGAGCCACCTGGGGAGCCCAGGATCATGAGAAGCCTACTCGAGGCGCTCCAAAAATGTATCCAGTATGCACAAGTTTGA
- the LOC127768859 gene encoding uncharacterized protein LOC127768859, whose amino-acid sequence MGNCSPSPRRRGRPTSPSGSPPLDRTPSSAKAAGGGATTTVSPYALARSPSVSAAEADGDDGVVRVYGSDGCPVAWRVRVALLYKAAAPVHFTPSEAAPLGRPVLRLSASDPELCGTADELLRHVDARFEGKPLVTPPERPARVSAAAAAAEEVAELVRLQHRSAERHLEGVAAKVAEMVKKGAKKAGKGAKVVVVEGAEVRRLGKWYGDAMEVMLEHARMEETVLFPDIQRASFPGVLDKANEQHGRHLPMMNGIKEDIKTLLTLELGSSLFQEVLVNLSVRLKALQDHTKEHFKEEERELLPRLEGVRRMQREEGNVSDKSNTAWASEAMGTMEMTHSKLFPFFMTGLLPQEAMQYLDLVCRCTKNTRHLVSMLRSLAERLEDANPAIIHNNPTKLYEHLLVKSP is encoded by the exons ATGGGCAACTGCTCCccgtcccctcgccgccggggccgcccgacgtcgccgtcggggTCGCCACCTCTGGACCGCACCCCGTCGTCTGCCAAGGCCGCGGGTGGTGGCGCCACCACCACGGTCTCGCCCTACGCGCTCGCCAGATCCCCCTCCGTGTCCGCCGCTGAGGccgacggggacgacggcgtGGTGCGCGTGTACGGCTCCGACGGCTGCCCCGTCGCGTGGCGGGTCCGCGTCGCGCTCCTCTACAAGGCGGCCGCGCCGGTGCACTTCACGCCGTCCGAGGCGGCGCCGCTCGGCCGCCCCGTGCTCCGCCTCTCCGCGTCCGACCCGGAGCTCTGCGGCACCGCCGACGAGCTGCTGCGACACGTCGACGCGCGGTTCGAGGGGAAGCCGCTGGTGACGCCGCCGGAGCGGCCGGCGCgcgtgtcggcggcggcagcggcggcggaggaggtggccgagCTGGTGCGGCTGCAGCACCGCAGCGCGGAGCGGCACCTGGAGGGCGtggcggcgaaggtggcggAGATGGTGAAGAAGGGAGCGAAGAAGGCTGGGAAGGGGGCGAAGGTCGTCGTCGTGGAGGGCGCCGAGGTGAGGAGGTTGGGTAAGTGGTACGGTGACGCCATGGAGGTGATGCTGGAGCACGCCAGGATGGAAGAAACGGTGCTCTTCCCTGACATCCAGAGGGCCTCTTTCCCAG GGGTTTTGGATAAGGCTAATGAGCAGCACGGGAGGCACTTGCCCATGATGAACGGCATCAAGGAAGATATAAAAACACTCCTCACCCTGGAATTAGGCAGCTCCCTCTTCCAAGAAGTGCTGGTTAACCTCTCAGTCCGGCTCAAAGCATTGCAG GATCACACCAAAGAGCACttcaaggaagaagagagggagcTGCTCCCAAGATTGGAAGGAGTACGGCGGATgcagagagaagaggggaatgTATCTGACAAGTCCAATACTGCATGGGCGTCGGAGGCCATGGGTACAATGGAAATGACGCACTCTAAGCTGTTTCCATTCTTCATGACTGGTCTCTTGCCTCAGGAGGCTATGCAGTACTTAGACCTGGTATGCCGATGTACTAAAAACACTAGGCATTTGGTCTCCATGCTCAGATCGCTCGCAGAGCGTCTGGAAGACGCAAACCCAGCAATTATACACAACAATCCCACAAAACTATATGAGCACCTACTTGTAAAATCCCCATAA
- the LOC127768867 gene encoding uncharacterized protein LOC127768867, with amino-acid sequence MAASLRASSSSLRSRLLSSSSAAWSPWSHVLSSSVHSEASNQTETLAFDEIQLSPEKPSTATAFVLHGLLGSGRNWRSFSRALASELRDRSPSDEWRMVLVDLRNHGRSAGIKGLRPPHDMSTAARDLADLVKARGWAWPDVVVGHSMGGKVALDFAESCSRGDYGESADLPKQLWVLDSVPGQVETDNSDGEVERVLQTLASLPSSLPSRKWVVDHMINLGFSKSLSEWIGSNLKKDNEHVTWAFDLQAAIDMFNSYRERSYWTLLENPPKGLDIAIVQAELSDRWLSDDVQRLKALSRRESKPDAGKVSLHVLPNSGHWVHVDNPKGLLEIMAPNFLSAAKI; translated from the exons ATGGCGGCGTCTCTCCGGGCAtcgtcctcctccctccgctcgcgcctcctctcctcctcctccgccgcttggTCTCCGTGGAGCCacgtcctctcctcctccgtccacTCGGAGGCCTCCAACCAGACCGAAACCCTCGCTTTCGACGAGATCCAGCTGTCCCCCGAGAAGccgtccaccgccaccgccttcgtCCTCCACGGCCTCCTCGGCTCCGGCCGCAACTGGCGCTCCTTCTCCCGCGCCCTCGCCTCCGAGCTCCGCGACCGCTCCCCTTCCGACG AGTGGAGAATGGTTCTCGTGGATTTGAGGAACCACGGGAGATCAGCGGGGATCAAGGGCCTGAGGCCGCCGCATGACATGTCAACTGCGGCCAGGGACCTCGCCGATTTGGTGAAGGCCCGTGGCTGGGCATGGCCGGATGTTGTCGTGGGTCACTCCATGGGTGGCAAGGTTGCACTGGATTTTGCAGAGAGCTGTTCCCGCGGTGATTACGGGGAGTCCGCTGATCTTCCCAAACAG CTTTGGGTGCTTGATTCTGTTCCTGGTCAAGTAGAAACAGATAACAGTGATGGTGAAGTTGAACGGGTTTTGCAAACGCTGGCAAGTCTTCCTTCATCGCTTCCATCGCGCAA GTGGGTTGTCGACCACATGATCAACTTGGGATTTTCAAAGTCTCTTTCAGAATGGATTGGGAGCAACTTAAAAAAGGACAATGAACATGTGACATGGGCGTTTGATCTTCAGGCTGCCATAGATATGTTTAATTCTTATAG AGAAAGAAGCTATTGGACACTGCTTGAGAACCCACCAAAGGGTTTGGACATCGCCATAGTGCAAGCAGAGCTCAGTGATAGATGGCTTTCTGATGATGTTCAGAGGCTAAAAGCGTTGTCTAGGAGAGAGAGCAAGCCTGATGCTGGTAAAGTTTCTCTTCACGTTCTCCCCAACTCTGGCCATTGGGTTCATGTGGACAATCCCAAGGGGCTACTGGAGATAATGGCTCCCAACTTTCTGTCAGCTGCTAAAATTTGA
- the LOC127768850 gene encoding uncharacterized protein LOC127768850 — MDPATVGGGGGEPEAAAEWRARAVGGMEYGWYRAVPGGTGTTLLALRLARGAEAAVASATVQAALRAILDAHPVLRARLRGSASGSPTLAFPSAAAPPPPPLALELLPVPESAPDFPSLLEHELNRNPWTAAAATATASEHEPDAPPVLFATLYELPPPAGGGSALFVRIHTAACDRAASASLVRELLAQLAGDGAAAAAASEPEDAAVRASLEERIPQRDSWKPFWARGLDMVGYSINGLRTSTLPFEVTGTERSTQMLRLGFDRDETTRLLDACKQNGVKICAAMAAATLLAARQSKLQLASNQQETYSIATLINCRKFLEPALDDHNVGFYHSAITNTHAIHGGEELWELAKRCQDSYTNAKNNKKHLTDIADLNFLMCRAIENPQLTTGSALRTAVVSVFEEPVVYDLSDLQSKAGVEEFVCCATVHGVGPSIGLFDSIRDGQLEFACMYPCPLHSRKQMQEILNKVKQILHEGSIGDDESFEDCT, encoded by the exons ATGGATCCCGcgaccgtcggcggcggcggcggcgagccggaggCGGCAGCCGAGTGGCGCGCCCGCGCGGTGGGCGGGATGGAGTACGGCTGGTACCGCGCCGTGCCGGGCGGAACCGGCACGACGCTGCTCGCGCTCCGCCTCGCGCGCGGCgcagaggcggcggtggcgtcggcgacCGTCCAGGCCGCGCTGCGGGCCATCCTGGACGCTCACCCCGTCCTCCGCGCGCGCCTCCGCGGGTCCGCTTCCGGCAGCCCAACCCTCgccttcccctccgccgccgcgccgcctccgcccccgctaGCGCTCGAGCTCCTCCCCGTGCCCGAGTCCGCCCCCGACTTCCCTTCCCTCCTCGAGCACGAGCTCAACCGCAACccatggaccgccgccgccgcaaccgcaACCGCGTCCGAACACGAGCCCGACGCGCCACCGGTGCTCTTCGCCACGCTCTacgagctgccgccgccagcGGGTGGGGGGTCGGCGCTGTTCGTCCGGATCCACACGGCCGCGTGCGACCGCGCGGCGTCGGCCTCGCTGGTGAGGGAGCTCCTCGCGCAGCtggccggcgatggcgccgccgccgcggcagcgagCGAACCCGAGGACGCGGCGGTGCGCGCGTCGCTGGAGGAGAGGATACCGCAGAGGGACTCGTGGAAGCCGTTCTGGGCGCGGGGGCTCGACATGGTGGGCTACTCCATCAACGGCCTACGCACGTCGACGCTGCCGTTCGAGGTGACCGGCACGGAGAGGTCCACGCAGATGCTACGCCTCGGCTTCGACCGCGACGAGACGACGAGGCTGCTCGAT GCGTGCAAGCAGAACGGAGTGAAGATTTGTGCAGCCATGGCGGCCGCGACGCTGCTCGCTGCACGGCAGTCGAAGCTGCAGCTGGCGAGCAACCAGCAGGAGACGTACTCCATTGCGACCCTTATCAATTGCCGCAAGTTTCTCGAACCGGCCCTGGATGATCACAACGTTG GATTCTACCATTCTGCTATCACCAACACGCACGCAATCCATGGCGGAGAAGAGCTATGGGAGCTGGCCAAGAGGTGCCAAGATTCGTATACCAACGCCAAGAACAACAAGAAGCACCTCACTGACATTGCCGACCTCAACTTCCTCATGTGCCGGGCAATCGAGAACCCGCAGCTGACGACGGGCTCTGCGCTCCGGACGGCGGTCGTCTCCGTGTTCGAGGAGCCGGTGGTGTACGACCTCTCCGATCTGCAGAGCAAGGCCGGCGTGGAGGAATTCGTGTGCTGCGCCACCGTGCATGGCGTCGGGCCATCCATCGGATTGTTTGACTCCATCAGAGATGGTCAGCTGGAGTTCGCGTGCATGTACCCTTGCCCTCTCCATTCCAGAAAGCAGATGCAGGAGATCTTGAACAAGGTGAAGCAGATCTTACACGAAGGGAGCATCGGAGATGATGAAAGCTTTGAAGATTGTACCTGA
- the LOC127760194 gene encoding uncharacterized protein LOC127760194 — protein MLQSMQALIRAQATVRAHCTGAGAAANLPHIHHAPFWPRRSLQERCATDDTRSKQGVAVYSRRLSTSIESSSYGYYRSPKIVEVDIGRPKSRSSSSRRASSPLLDAGCASGGEEWCANSMSSLLPCYLPGGAAAPPPRIAVPTSRHFPYYDWCTLEKARPAMV, from the exons ATGCTGCAGAGCATGCAGGCGCTCATCCGCGCACAGGCCACCGTGCGCGCCCACTGCACCGGTGCCGGTGCCGCTGCCAACCTCCCGCACATCCACCACGCTCCCTTCTGGCCCCGCCGCTCGCTG CAGGAGAGGTGCGCCACCGACGATACGAGGAGCAAGCAAGGCGTAGCGGTGTACAGCCGGCGGCTGTCGACGAGCATCGAGTCGTCGTCGTACGGGTACTACCGGAGCCCCAAGATCGTGGAGGTGGACATCGGGAGGCCCAagtcgcggtcgtcgtcgtcgcggcgggcgagctccccgctgctcgacgccgggtgcgcgagcggcggcgaggagtggTGCGCCAACTCCATGTCGTCGCTGCTGCCGTGCTacctccccggcggcgccgccgcaccgccgccccgCATCGCCGTCCCGACGTCGCGCCACTTTCCGTACTACGACTGGTGCACGCTGGAGAAGGCCCGGCCGGCGATGGTGTAG
- the LOC127760138 gene encoding sorting nexin 1 — protein sequence MSQERSQSQSPRSPASAAGVPFLSISVTDPVKMGTGVQAYISYRVITKTNLPDFEGQEKIVIRRYSDFEWLHDRLAEKYKGIFIPPLPEKNAVEKFRFSKEFIELRRQALDLFVNRIASHPELKQSGDLKIFLQADEEKMDRERSYETGIFKKPSDFLQMFKDVQSKVSDVVLGKEKPVEESSPEYEKLKNYIFELENHLAEAQKQAFRLVKRHRELGQSLADFGKAIKLLGACEGDSLEKVFSEVGSKSEMLSVKLQREADNLLFNFEEPLKDYVRAVQSIKATMVDRANAFRQHHDLFQQKEYKGVNLEKLKFVNPDKFSELEAEVRELTADSEEATKRFEHIVAVMNEELARFQEQKTADIGFAFHEFAKGQAKLAKDIADAWRGVLPKLEACSTS from the exons ATGTCGCAGGAGAGGAGCCAGTCGCAGAGCCCccggtcgccggcgtcggcggctggGGTGCCGTTCCTGTCGATCTCCGTCACAGATCCTGTGAAGATGGGTACCGGAGTCCAGGCCTACATCTCCTATCGCGTCATCACCAAG ACCAACCTGCCTGACTTTGAGGGGCAAGAGAAAATTGTTATCCGGCGCTATAGTGACTTTGAGTGGTTGCATGATCGTCTTGCTGAGAAGTACAAAGGCATTTTTATACCTCCCCTTCCAGAGAAGAATGCTGTTG AAAAATTCCGGTTTAGCAAAGAGTTCATTGAATTACGGCGTCAAGCCCTGGATCTATTTGTCAATAGAATAGCTTCACATCCTGAACTCAAGCAAAGTGGAgatttgaagatatttttgcagGCAGATGAAGAG AAAATGGATAGAGAAAGGTCTTATGAAACTGGTATATTCAAGAAGCCTTCTGATTTCTTACAGATGTTTAAG GATGTACAATCAAAAGTCAGTGATGTTGTTCTGGGAAAAGAAAAGCCTGTGGAGGAATCTAGTCCTGAATATGAAAAGcttaaaaattacatatttgagcTAGAAAACCATTTAGCAGAGGCACAGAAACAAGCATTCCGTCTTGTGAAAAGACACCGAG AACTTGGGCAATCTTTGGCGGACTTTGGGAAGGCTATTAAGCTTTTAGGTGCTTGTGAAGGGGACTCCTTGGAAAAAGTTTTTTCAGAAGTTGGATCAAAGTCAGAGATGTTATCAGTAAAGCTGCAAAGAGAG GCAGACAACCTTCTCTTTAACTTTGAAGAGCCTTTGAAAGATTATGTACGTGCTGTGCAGTCGATAAAA GCAACTATGGTGGATCGAGCCAATGCTTTCAGGCAGCATCATGATTTATTTCAGCAGAAGGAATATAAAGGGGTTAATCT CGAAAAATTGAAGTTCGTGAACCCTGATAAATTTTCTGAACTAGAAGCTGAGGTCCGAGAG TTGACAGCAGACAGTGAGGAGGCTACAAAGAGGTTTGAGCACATAGTTGCAGTAATGAATGAAGAGCTTGCACGTTTCCAAGAGCAGAAAACAGCTGATATTGGATTCGCATTCCATGAATTTGCCAAAGGCCAAGCAAAGTTAGCTAAAGATATTGCTGATGCATGGCGAGGCGTCCTCCCAAAGCTCGAAGCCTGTTCCACTTCATAA